From a single Collimonas pratensis genomic region:
- a CDS encoding Tad domain-containing protein, translating to MRQRGAVLPIAIFFFAVLCVGLFAVYNMAQVTSEKRQLVNAADAIAFSTANIAAEGLNYTAYTNRAMISNYQSVGQLTAMWSTVGMSDQYWQNNSKVMKGIAALTKFIPYIGSSLSGISNALSKFGEFWEKILSGVRVGSQVLANAGTATVSLANYAIFASQQVHLVTTVSAMTSMQHDLLTANAPQAEYIPQTIVYQIGKSMVDFGSMIKLHQPPRKFLGLTKMKEAGEKDNPDKIEFNLVHHLMMKEMFNFASGSGGRRLFPNAVGLWAIDGCNLSAINGMLSGLGTNGLEQIVPALKGNVAVDVIGPVIEAFMNTVGTITSPIMCLYERTGGTRMMQMQDGTYAWSNIDIMEINPHLFDIHIPIAGATTLSKVGMQGLNKNQEIPEDLDKFVDAVKADDAAKRAYWGEATGLDDCMYFTLPSGEIYAPRLGGKSGACASLAAGSAKKYYDRGIMNMAETSAYHAMGGQAKIASATDELNNMIMSSMLPTLEAAGGSIGSSNSSSAAINLPNNSTSTVLGGAPAGTPASGSALNPPSPGSGNPEVELASALAQQAANVQSLSGLGANVGGSIASMLGKGFTGFTQVFDDPLDSASAVLKIFLDLLGLGDLVDVINMRTSRGTETLFQRPGLRGTIAADMGLPAERLGFWEMRDANIGNYQIGDRAASNMFVASREIQDNALKDLGPSFIVGLQETVGAMKSPLKPEGQFNLGREPIKDYDTEIKQDYLQAMGKARVYYRAPVERWTGRMQVVTHANLMLPYWNARLEGLNYPEKLLFFTIN from the coding sequence GTGCGCCAACGCGGCGCCGTGCTGCCTATCGCCATCTTCTTTTTTGCTGTCTTGTGCGTCGGTCTGTTTGCCGTCTACAACATGGCGCAGGTGACCAGCGAGAAACGGCAGCTGGTAAATGCCGCCGACGCCATTGCCTTCAGCACCGCCAACATTGCTGCCGAAGGGCTGAACTACACTGCGTATACCAACCGCGCCATGATTTCCAATTACCAGTCGGTGGGACAACTAACCGCCATGTGGTCGACGGTAGGCATGTCGGACCAATACTGGCAAAACAACAGCAAGGTGATGAAAGGCATCGCCGCGTTGACCAAATTCATCCCTTATATCGGCAGCAGCCTGTCAGGCATCTCCAACGCGTTGTCCAAGTTTGGCGAGTTCTGGGAAAAGATCCTCAGCGGCGTACGCGTCGGCAGCCAGGTGCTGGCGAATGCCGGCACCGCCACGGTCTCCTTGGCCAACTATGCAATTTTCGCTTCCCAGCAAGTTCATCTGGTGACCACGGTCTCAGCCATGACTAGCATGCAACACGACTTGCTGACTGCCAATGCGCCGCAAGCCGAATATATCCCGCAAACCATTGTTTATCAGATCGGCAAGAGCATGGTCGACTTCGGCAGCATGATCAAGCTGCACCAGCCGCCACGCAAATTCCTCGGCTTGACCAAGATGAAAGAGGCTGGAGAAAAGGATAATCCGGACAAGATTGAATTCAACCTGGTGCATCATTTGATGATGAAGGAAATGTTCAACTTCGCCAGCGGCAGCGGCGGCAGGCGCTTGTTTCCCAATGCGGTCGGCCTGTGGGCGATTGACGGCTGCAACCTGTCTGCCATCAATGGCATGTTGAGCGGCCTCGGAACCAATGGCCTGGAACAGATCGTGCCGGCGCTGAAGGGCAATGTGGCGGTCGACGTCATCGGACCAGTCATCGAAGCCTTCATGAATACCGTAGGCACTATCACCAGTCCTATCATGTGCCTGTATGAGCGCACCGGTGGCACCCGCATGATGCAGATGCAGGACGGTACTTATGCCTGGAGCAATATCGATATCATGGAAATCAATCCGCACCTGTTCGATATCCACATTCCGATTGCCGGCGCGACCACCTTGTCGAAGGTCGGGATGCAGGGATTGAACAAGAACCAGGAAATCCCGGAAGACCTGGATAAATTCGTCGATGCGGTGAAAGCCGACGACGCCGCCAAACGGGCATACTGGGGCGAAGCCACCGGCCTCGACGACTGCATGTATTTCACTCTCCCCAGCGGCGAGATCTACGCTCCGCGCCTTGGCGGGAAAAGTGGCGCTTGCGCCTCGCTGGCGGCCGGCTCGGCCAAAAAATACTACGACCGCGGGATCATGAATATGGCTGAAACCTCTGCTTATCACGCCATGGGCGGGCAAGCGAAGATCGCCTCGGCAACCGACGAACTCAACAACATGATCATGTCTTCCATGCTGCCTACGCTGGAAGCGGCCGGCGGCAGCATCGGTTCCAGCAATTCTTCGTCGGCGGCGATAAATTTGCCGAACAATAGCACCTCGACGGTTTTGGGTGGTGCTCCAGCCGGTACCCCGGCGTCAGGTTCGGCGCTGAATCCACCGAGCCCCGGCAGCGGCAATCCCGAGGTGGAACTGGCTTCTGCCTTGGCGCAACAGGCAGCCAATGTCCAGAGCCTGAGCGGGCTTGGCGCCAATGTCGGAGGTTCGATAGCGAGCATGCTGGGCAAGGGGTTTACCGGCTTCACGCAAGTTTTTGACGATCCCCTGGACAGCGCCAGCGCTGTTCTTAAAATATTCCTCGATTTGCTGGGCCTGGGCGATCTGGTGGATGTAATCAACATGCGCACCTCGCGCGGAACGGAGACCCTGTTCCAAAGGCCTGGCTTAAGGGGAACGATCGCAGCGGACATGGGCTTGCCGGCGGAACGGCTTGGTTTCTGGGAAATGCGCGACGCCAATATCGGCAACTACCAGATAGGCGACCGCGCGGCCAGCAATATGTTTGTCGCTTCCAGGGAAATACAGGACAACGCTTTGAAGGATCTGGGTCCATCCTTCATCGTGGGATTGCAGGAAACGGTAGGCGCCATGAAGTCGCCGTTGAAACCGGAAGGCCAGTTCAATCTGGGGCGCGAGCCGATCAAGGATTACGACACCGAAATCAAGCAAGACTACCTGCAGGCAATGGGCAAGGCACGGGTGTATTACCGGGCGCCGGTGGAACGCTGGACCGGCCGCATGCAAGTGGTGACGCACGCCAACCTGATGCTGCCTTACTGGAACGCACGGCTGGAAGGCTTGAATTATCCGGAAAAATTATTGTTCTTCACCATTAACTGA
- a CDS encoding Flp family type IVb pilin, giving the protein MATLSNLSSGHSKTASRQRGQGMSEYIIIVALIAVVSIGVFAAFGSTIRHQVAGMAQEMSGNDSKAEIANAKTSADLATTKAATQRTMKDYGSDNR; this is encoded by the coding sequence ATGGCAACACTTTCAAACTTGTCGTCTGGCCACAGCAAAACCGCATCGCGTCAACGTGGTCAAGGTATGTCCGAGTACATCATCATCGTGGCGCTGATCGCTGTCGTCAGCATCGGCGTGTTCGCGGCATTCGGCAGCACCATCCGCCACCAGGTAGCCGGCATGGCGCAAGAAATGTCCGGTAACGATAGCAAGGCAGAGATCGCTAACGCTAAAACTTCGGCAGATCTGGCGACTACCAAAGCAGCTACCCAACGCACCATGAAAGATTACGGCAGCGACAACCGCTGA
- a CDS encoding MerR family transcriptional regulator → MRIGEIANRAKVSARILRYYESQGLILSQRLANGYRDYPLQTVDIVRQIKDLIECGFSTRQIGAFLQSSGSENSDPRKGAADLAPHIEKLHELDGLIDVLTERRRRLSERIALFGHRAVTSVK, encoded by the coding sequence ATGCGAATAGGAGAAATAGCAAATCGAGCAAAAGTGAGCGCGCGTATCCTGCGCTACTACGAATCGCAAGGATTGATTCTGTCGCAGCGTCTGGCTAACGGTTACCGTGATTATCCGCTGCAAACGGTGGATATCGTCAGGCAGATCAAGGACCTGATTGAATGTGGTTTCAGTACGCGGCAGATAGGCGCTTTTTTACAATCATCCGGAAGCGAAAATTCCGATCCAAGAAAGGGCGCCGCCGATCTGGCGCCGCATATAGAAAAACTTCACGAGCTGGATGGCCTGATCGACGTGCTGACAGAACGCCGGCGCCGGCTCTCCGAGCGGATTGCATTATTCGGCCATCGCGCCGTGACGTCAGTCAAATAA
- the cysC gene encoding adenylyl-sulfate kinase: MEKNLTAVPHALNPSQRAAHYGHRGAVMWLTGLSASGKSSLAMALEHALTTLGYSCYVLDGDNVRKGLNANLGFSPADRSENIRRVGEVAALFADAGLICITAFISPYRADRARARQSCGEAFHEIHVAADLATCEARDPKGLYKKARSGELREFTGISAPYEIPEHPQLAIDTGHESIAASVQKLVAYVERNLPLDVNCASRRMPSSIRSGF, from the coding sequence ATGGAAAAAAATTTGACAGCGGTACCCCATGCCTTGAATCCATCGCAGCGGGCGGCGCATTACGGCCACCGTGGTGCCGTCATGTGGCTGACCGGTTTGTCTGCGTCCGGCAAATCCTCGCTCGCCATGGCGCTGGAACATGCGCTGACGACGCTGGGATATTCCTGCTACGTGCTGGATGGCGACAATGTACGCAAGGGCCTGAATGCCAATCTTGGCTTCAGTCCGGCGGACAGAAGCGAAAATATCCGGCGCGTAGGCGAGGTCGCGGCATTGTTTGCCGACGCCGGCCTGATCTGCATCACGGCCTTCATTTCTCCTTACCGCGCCGACCGCGCACGGGCCCGGCAATCCTGCGGCGAGGCGTTTCACGAAATCCATGTCGCCGCCGACCTGGCGACCTGTGAAGCGCGTGACCCCAAGGGCCTGTATAAAAAAGCACGTTCGGGCGAATTGCGCGAGTTTACCGGCATCAGCGCGCCATATGAAATACCGGAGCATCCGCAGCTTGCCATCGATACCGGTCATGAAAGTATCGCAGCGAGCGTGCAGAAGCTGGTGGCGTATGTGGAGCGCAATCTGCCGCTGGACGTAAATTGCGCTTCTCGCCGAATGCCGTCTTCGATCCGTTCCGGATTCTGA
- a CDS encoding sulfotransferase family protein, giving the protein MTPAFVGVTGLPRAGSTLLCQLLAQHPEIHCEGHSSPLCNTLLGIRRMISEDTFFLSQLDTQFEQSYAHLTSAMQGFLRGWHHDCSKKAVVDKNRAWLHAIELLLHIEPNAKLIVCLRELGQIYGSIEAQHQRTILVDFIDHLADFDRFGRADMLFAKDKAIGAPLISLHAVADLPKHVQERLYFIRFEDLMERPSACMTHLYSWLGLSPFEIDPDHLAIGLQESDSHYHMKYSHKQANQITKPKRHEIPPRIQAQIETACSWFYQLYYPQKM; this is encoded by the coding sequence ATGACTCCAGCATTCGTCGGCGTAACGGGTTTACCAAGAGCGGGTTCCACGCTGCTGTGCCAGCTGCTGGCCCAGCATCCCGAGATTCATTGCGAAGGCCACAGCTCTCCCCTGTGCAACACCCTGCTGGGGATCCGCCGCATGATCAGCGAAGATACTTTTTTCCTGTCGCAGCTCGATACCCAGTTCGAGCAAAGCTATGCCCACCTGACGTCGGCGATGCAGGGATTCTTGCGCGGCTGGCATCATGACTGCAGCAAGAAGGCGGTGGTGGACAAGAACCGCGCATGGCTGCATGCGATAGAGCTGCTGCTGCATATCGAGCCGAACGCCAAGCTGATCGTGTGCCTGCGCGAACTCGGACAAATCTACGGTTCTATCGAAGCACAGCACCAGCGTACCATCCTGGTCGATTTCATCGATCACCTGGCCGATTTCGACCGCTTCGGGCGGGCCGACATGCTGTTCGCCAAAGACAAGGCCATCGGCGCTCCGCTGATTTCCCTGCATGCGGTTGCCGACCTCCCTAAGCATGTGCAGGAACGCCTGTATTTCATCCGTTTTGAAGATTTGATGGAGCGCCCCTCGGCCTGCATGACGCATCTGTATTCCTGGCTGGGACTGTCGCCGTTCGAGATCGATCCTGACCATCTGGCGATCGGGTTGCAGGAAAGCGATAGCCACTATCACATGAAATACAGTCACAAACAGGCCAACCAGATCACCAAGCCGAAGCGGCACGAGATTCCGCCGCGCATACAGGCACAGATCGAAACCGCCTGCTCCTGGTTCTACCAGCTTTACTATCCGCAGAAGATGTAA
- a CDS encoding ShlB/FhaC/HecB family hemolysin secretion/activation protein gives MKPIIAAMLLSYPYFCALAAEPVTPPGAGSILQQIQPLKPAPPSSTGTGLTIEQGGVAQQPAGAAFSVTSIQLSGNTAFDTATLHALVADAEGKNLTLAQLVAVVARITDYYHSHGYPLARAIIPAQTVQGGVVKVMVIEARYGQVKLDNRSRVSDGLLLQTLSPLQAGQAVTQAGLDRTLLLASDIPGVTVSALLKPGDAVGTSDLQVQADPAAQVAGNVTLDNFGNRYTGRARLGAAVNVFNPLHHGDVLSIGALTSGRDMNYGSIAYETLLNGMGTRMGGSYSALHYILGDSLGALDARGTAQVASIWVKHPFMRTRDANLYGQIQYDHKQLNDRIGVSNIKTDRHLDNWSASLNGDWRNGVLAGGIGTWNIGITAGRVGFDDRAAQLSDSVTAKTQGSYTKWNGNLAQLQNLSQNDSLYFALAGQWTNGNLDPAEKMVAGGPYTVRAYDIGALSGDTGVFGSIELRHELGQFASGRWQVLAFVDSEHVTVNKNPWLPGDNGATLSGAGVGMNWSGPDQWHAKLYIAAPFGSTPQLIGDNKSVRAWAEIGKAF, from the coding sequence ATGAAGCCGATCATCGCAGCCATGCTGCTCAGCTATCCCTATTTCTGCGCGTTGGCGGCTGAGCCGGTGACCCCGCCCGGCGCCGGTTCCATACTGCAGCAGATCCAGCCGCTCAAGCCGGCGCCGCCCTCGTCAACCGGAACCGGCTTGACCATCGAGCAGGGGGGCGTCGCCCAGCAGCCGGCGGGGGCGGCTTTCAGCGTCACCAGCATACAGCTGTCCGGCAATACCGCGTTCGATACGGCCACCCTGCATGCGCTGGTGGCCGACGCCGAGGGCAAGAATCTCACTTTGGCCCAGCTCGTCGCAGTGGTTGCGCGCATCACCGACTACTACCATAGCCACGGCTATCCGCTGGCGCGCGCCATCATCCCGGCCCAGACCGTGCAAGGCGGCGTAGTCAAGGTGATGGTGATCGAGGCTCGTTACGGCCAGGTCAAGCTGGATAACCGCAGCCGCGTGAGCGATGGCCTGCTGCTGCAAACCTTGTCGCCATTGCAGGCCGGACAAGCGGTCACCCAGGCCGGGCTTGACCGCACGCTGCTGCTGGCCTCGGATATTCCGGGCGTCACTGTCAGCGCGCTGCTGAAACCGGGGGACGCGGTCGGCACTTCCGACCTGCAGGTGCAAGCTGACCCGGCGGCGCAGGTTGCCGGCAACGTGACGCTGGACAATTTCGGCAACCGCTATACCGGCCGGGCTCGCCTCGGCGCCGCTGTGAATGTCTTCAATCCGCTGCACCATGGCGATGTCCTCAGCATCGGCGCGCTGACCAGCGGCAGAGACATGAATTACGGCAGTATCGCCTATGAAACCCTGCTCAATGGCATGGGCACACGCATGGGCGGCTCCTATTCGGCGCTGCATTACATCCTCGGCGATAGCCTGGGCGCTCTGGATGCGCGCGGCACCGCGCAAGTGGCGAGCATCTGGGTCAAACATCCCTTCATGCGCACGCGCGACGCCAATCTGTACGGCCAGATCCAGTACGACCACAAGCAGCTGAACGACCGTATCGGCGTCAGCAACATCAAGACGGACCGCCATCTGGATAACTGGAGCGCTAGCCTGAACGGCGACTGGCGCAACGGCGTGCTGGCCGGCGGCATCGGCACCTGGAATATCGGCATTACCGCGGGACGTGTCGGCTTCGATGACCGGGCGGCGCAGCTGTCTGATTCCGTCACCGCCAAAACACAGGGCAGCTACACGAAATGGAACGGCAATCTGGCGCAGCTACAGAACCTGAGCCAGAACGATTCCCTGTATTTCGCACTGGCTGGCCAATGGACGAACGGTAACCTGGATCCCGCGGAAAAGATGGTCGCCGGCGGTCCCTACACAGTGCGCGCCTATGACATCGGCGCGTTGTCGGGCGACACCGGGGTGTTCGGCTCGATCGAACTGCGGCACGAGCTCGGCCAGTTCGCCAGCGGACGCTGGCAAGTGCTGGCCTTCGTCGACAGCGAACACGTGACGGTCAACAAGAATCCTTGGCTGCCGGGCGACAATGGCGCAACGCTGAGTGGGGCCGGGGTCGGCATGAACTGGAGCGGACCGGACCAGTGGCATGCCAAGCTCTATATTGCGGCGCCGTTCGGCTCGACCCCGCAACTGATAGGCGACAACAAGTCGGTGCGCGCCTGGGCCGAAATCGGCAAGGCGTTCTAG